A genomic stretch from Bos javanicus breed banteng chromosome 3, ARS-OSU_banteng_1.0, whole genome shotgun sequence includes:
- the GUCA2A gene encoding guanylin: MNTFLLSALCLLGAWATLTGGVIVKDGDFSFSLESVKKLKDLQELQEPRIPRNPGGHIASNLCSLPTFPEELKPLCKESNAQEILDRLGAIAADPSTCEICAYAACAGC, from the exons ATGAACACCTTCCTGCTGTCCGCCCTGTGCCTCCTTGGAGCCTGGGCCACCCTGACAGGAGGAGTCATCGTGAAG GATGGAGACTTCTCCTTTTCTCTGGAGTCGGTGAAGAAGCTCAAGGACCTCCAGGAGCTCCAGGAGCCTAGGATCCCTAGAAATCCTGGTGGACACATCGCTTCCAACCTTTGTAGCTTGCCTACTTTTCCCGAAGAACTCAAGCCTCTTTGCAAGGAGTCCAACGCCCAGGAGATCCTGGACAGGCTGG GGGCCATCGCGGCGGATCCAAGCACGTGTGAGATCTGTGCCTACGCGGCCTGTGCTGGATGCTAG
- the GUCA2B gene encoding guanylate cyclase activator 2B encodes MASRAVSGYLLCAVALVFLMLLQGTQSVYIQYQGFQVQLESVKQLNDLVGQWVPSPGLQDQSPQPSVCHHPALPLDLRPICASKDVASIFQALRTIANDDCELCVNVACTGCS; translated from the exons atggccAGCAGGGCGGTGTCAGGGTACCTGCTGTGTGCGGTTGCCCTGGTCTTCCTCATGCTGCTGCAGGGCACACAGTCAGTCTACATCCAG taCCAAGGCTTCCAGGTCCAGCTGGAATCGGTGAAGCAGCTGAATGACCTGGTGGGTCAATGGGTGCCCAGCCCCGGCCTGCAAGACCAGAGTCCCCAGCCCTCTGTGTGCCATCACCCGGCCCTGCCGCTGGACCTCCGGCCCATCTGTGCCTCTAAGGATGTAGCTAGCATCTTCCAGGCCTTGA GGACCATCGCTAACGACGACTGTGAGCTGTGTGTGAATGTTGCCTGTACCGGCTGCAGCTGA